A single Phragmites australis chromosome 4, lpPhrAust1.1, whole genome shotgun sequence DNA region contains:
- the LOC133916625 gene encoding 3-ketoacyl-CoA synthase 6-like encodes MPSGGVFSGSVNLKYVKQGYQLLVNHFLTLLLVPVMAATALELARLGPGELLSLWRSLELDLVHILCSAFLVVFVGTVYVMSRPRPVYLVDYACYKPPASCRVPFATFMEHTRLISDDEKSVRFQTRILERSGLGEDTCLPPANHYIPPNPSMEASRAEAQLVIFSAIDDLVRRTGVKPKDIDILVVNCSLFSPTPSLSAMIINKYKLRSNIRSFNLSGMGCSAGLISIDLARDTLQVHPNSNALVVSTEIITPNFYQGSRRDMLLPNCLFRMGAAAILLSNRRREARRAKYRLVHVVRTHKGADDRAYRCVYQEEDEQGYSGISLSKELMAIAGDALKSNITTMGPLVLPMSEQLLFFFRLVGRKLINKRWKPYIPDFKLAFEHFCIHAGGRAVIDELQKNLQLSARHVEASRMTLHRFGNTSSSSLWYELAYIEAKGRMRRGDRVWQIGFGSGFKCNSAVWKCLRSIKTPTNGPWDDCVDRYPVEIPEVVKL; translated from the exons ATGCCGAGCGGCGGCGTGTTCTCGGGGTCGGTGAATCTCAAGTACGTGAAGCAGGGGTACCAGCTCCTGGTCAACCACTTCCTGACTCTGCTTCTGGTGCCAGTGATGGCCGCCACGGCGCTGGAGCTAGCGCGGCTGGGGCCAGGGGAGCTGCTCTCGCTGTGGCGGTCGCTGGAGCTCGACCTGGTGCACATCCTCTGCTCCGCCTTCCTCGTCGTCTTCGTCGGCACCGTCTACGTCATGTCGCGCCCCAGGCCCGTGTACCTGGTGGACTACGCGTGCTACAAGCCGCCCGCCAGCTGCCGCGTGCCCTTCGCCACCTTCATGGAGCACACGCGCCTCATCAGCGACGACGAGAAGAGCGTGCGCTTCCAGACCAGGATCCTCGAGCGCTCCGGGCTCGGCGAGGACACGTGCCTCCCGCCGGCCAACCACTACATCCCACCCAACCCCAGCATGGAGGCCTCGCGCGCCGAGGCGCAGCTCGTCATCTTCTCCGCCATCGACGACCTCGTCCGCCGCACGGGGGTCAAGCCCAAGGACATCGACATCCTCGTCGTCAACTGCAGTCTCTTCTCCCCGACGCCATCGCTATCCGCCATGATCATCAACAAGTACAAGCTCCGCAGCAACATCCGCAGCTTCAACCTCTCCGGGATGGGATGCAGCGCTGGGCTCATCTCCATCGACCTCGCGCGCGACACGCTCCAG GTGCACCCGAACTCGAACGCTCTGGTGGTGTCGACGGAGATCATCACGCCCAACTTCTACCAGGGGAGCCGGCGCGACATGCTTCTGCCCAACTGCCTTTTCCGGATGGGCGCCGCGGCGATCCTGCTGTCGAACCGGCGGCGCGAGGCGCGGCGTGCCAAGTACCGGCTGGTGCACGTGGTGAGGACGCACAAGGGCGCGGACGACCGCGCGTACCGGTGCGTGTACCAGGAAGAGGACGAGCAGGGGTACTCGGGCATCTCGCTGTCCAAGGAGCTGATGGCCATCGCTGGCGACGCGCTCAAGTCGAACATCACGACCATGGGCCCTCTGGTGCTGCCCATGTCGGAGCAGCTGCTCTTCTTCTTCCGGCTGGTCGGGCGCAAGCTCATCAACAAGCGCTGGAAGCCCTACATCCCGGACTTCAAGCTGGCGTTCGAGCACTTCTGCATCCACGCCGGCGGGCGCGCCGTGATCGACGAGCTGCAGAAGAACCTGCAGCTGTCTGCGCGGCACGTGGAGGCGTCCCGCATGACGCTGCACCGGTTCGGTAACACGTCGAGCAGCTCGCTCTGGTACGAGCTCGCCTACATAGAGGCCAAGGGCCGCATGCGCCGCGGCGACCGCGTCTGGCAGATCGGCTTCGGCAGCGGGTTCAAGTGCAACAGCGCCGTCTGGAAGTGCCTCCGCAGCATTAAGACGCCCACCAACGGGCCCTGGGACGACTGCGTCGACCGCTACCCCGTCGAAATCCCCGAGGTCGTCAAGCTGTGA